The following are from one region of the Puniceicoccaceae bacterium genome:
- a CDS encoding ATP-binding protein gives MSLSIDPSKAKKITVDVELDFVEKQTTRADPIQAVSELIWNSLDAEASEVHVEFEFNDLAGGLSKIYIIDNGTGFSHEEATSLFGKIGGSWKRQKRQTPKLRRMIHGQEGKGRYKAFSLGKSVEWKVRHLNENDRIEVFSLGVLSNSLKSVFVTEPTYPENVVETGVVVEITDIEKQFKKLISDEGIQEFSEIFAPYLINYKDVQIVINGERINPSEAVGGVPFIVETRGGLMSLMFDLWVWCKFLSGTRAAKALLSRMGLKLVGD, from the coding sequence ATGAGCCTCTCGATTGATCCCTCAAAAGCAAAAAAAATCACAGTTGATGTAGAACTTGATTTTGTTGAGAAGCAGACGACCAGAGCTGACCCAATCCAAGCTGTGTCAGAACTCATCTGGAATAGCCTGGATGCCGAAGCGAGTGAGGTTCATGTCGAGTTTGAGTTTAATGATTTAGCTGGTGGACTCTCAAAAATCTACATCATCGACAACGGCACAGGCTTTAGTCACGAGGAAGCAACATCGCTTTTTGGAAAAATAGGAGGTTCTTGGAAGCGTCAAAAGCGGCAAACACCCAAACTTCGAAGGATGATTCATGGCCAAGAAGGCAAGGGACGTTACAAGGCATTTTCACTTGGTAAATCGGTTGAGTGGAAAGTTCGACATTTAAACGAGAATGACAGAATTGAGGTTTTCTCACTTGGTGTTTTATCGAACAGCCTAAAGTCAGTCTTTGTTACAGAACCAACATACCCTGAAAATGTCGTCGAAACAGGGGTGGTTGTTGAAATAACTGACATTGAAAAACAATTCAAAAAACTCATTTCCGACGAAGGAATACAAGAGTTCTCTGAGATTTTTGCGCCATACTTAATAAACTACAAAGACGTTCAAATTGTCATAAATGGTGAAAGAATCAATCCGAGTGAGGCCGTTGGGGGTGTCCCATTTATTGTTGAAACTCGAGGTGGCTTGATGAGTTTGATGTTCGATTTATGGGTTTGGTGCAAGTTTCTTTCGGGGACGAGGGCTGCGAAGGCTCTGCTATCGAGAATGGGCTTAAAACTCGTCGGAGAT
- a CDS encoding DNA methyltransferase → MNAVEIEEAISQLAEQPFDPAEFPYAFLEAFGNKETTIKRLRTGSSNSSDIENGVLQRNNIHIAVCDAGKVTETLERLKESPATRKAKAKFVLATDGEVFESEDLTSEETIACKYQDFPNYFGFFGALAGISFPKAIKENSFDIRATKQLNRLYIELLKDNSKWGTEERRHDMNHFMARLIFCFFAEDTDIFNGTAFFTATIEQMSERDSSNTHFVIGEIFRAMDTKIEDRAKANLPRWADCFPYVNGGLFAGNQEVPNFSRIARSYLIHVGKLDWTKINPDIFGSMIQAVADDEERGALGMHYTSVPNILKVLNPLFLDDLREKLEEAGDNSRKLLNLRNRLSKIRVFDPACGSGNFLVIAYKEMRTIEAEINKRRNESENRTVIPLTNFRGIELRSFSAEVARLALIIAEYQCDVLYRGQKEALAEFLPLEKANWITCGNALRLDWLSICPPTGTGVKLHSDDLFNSPLDQAEIDFQNEGGETYICGNPPYLGSTWQSKEQKADLEAIFGHLTKTWKSLDYVSAWFMKAAEYGKHTDAASAFVATNSICQGQQVPILWPLIFDTGHEIAFAHTSFKWANLASHNAGVTVIIVGISNHPRKIRSLFSIDENGETLEKSVDYINSYLVNSTNLQLSKSSVPISEVTVMDRGDSAVDGGGLLLDSIESNVLRSENPEAHKKFVRKYLGSEELINGKSRYCLWIEDHQKSEVEEILFIQNRLHCVHKMRSESKKAQTKGAASYPHRFGEIRHRSSDYTIVVPRVSSENRQFLPVDMVKGGTIIGDRNFALYDAPLWNLALIASRLHWIWIGAVCVRLEMRFSYSNTLGWNTFPVPKLTEKNKEDLTRCAEEILIARERHFPATIADLYDPENMPDDLREAHDRNDEFLERIYIGRRFKNDTERLEKLFELYTQMTK, encoded by the coding sequence TTGAACGCAGTAGAAATCGAAGAAGCCATATCCCAGCTCGCCGAGCAGCCTTTCGATCCGGCTGAGTTTCCCTACGCCTTCCTTGAAGCCTTCGGGAACAAGGAAACCACCATCAAGCGCCTTCGCACAGGCTCAAGCAATTCCTCCGACATCGAAAACGGCGTTCTCCAGCGCAACAACATTCACATCGCGGTCTGTGATGCAGGCAAAGTCACTGAAACGCTGGAAAGGCTTAAGGAAAGCCCTGCCACGCGCAAGGCCAAGGCAAAATTTGTTTTGGCAACGGACGGCGAGGTTTTTGAGTCAGAAGACCTCACCTCGGAGGAAACCATAGCCTGCAAGTATCAGGACTTTCCAAACTACTTCGGTTTCTTCGGGGCACTTGCGGGAATATCGTTTCCAAAGGCCATAAAAGAAAATTCATTCGACATTAGGGCAACGAAACAACTGAACCGCCTCTACATCGAGCTTTTGAAGGACAACTCTAAATGGGGAACGGAGGAACGCCGCCATGACATGAACCATTTCATGGCAAGGTTGATTTTCTGCTTCTTTGCTGAAGACACTGACATCTTCAACGGCACTGCTTTTTTCACCGCCACCATCGAGCAAATGAGTGAGAGGGATTCCTCAAACACCCATTTTGTGATTGGGGAAATCTTCCGTGCCATGGACACGAAGATTGAAGACCGTGCCAAGGCCAACCTTCCAAGATGGGCAGATTGCTTCCCCTACGTGAACGGTGGTTTGTTTGCCGGAAATCAGGAGGTTCCGAATTTCAGCCGAATTGCCCGTTCTTACCTTATTCACGTTGGTAAATTGGACTGGACGAAGATCAATCCCGATATCTTCGGCTCCATGATCCAGGCCGTAGCGGATGATGAGGAGCGCGGAGCACTTGGGATGCACTACACCAGCGTTCCCAATATCCTGAAAGTCTTGAACCCTCTCTTCCTTGATGACTTGCGGGAGAAGCTTGAAGAAGCAGGCGACAATTCACGCAAGCTCCTGAACCTTCGTAATCGCCTGAGTAAAATCAGGGTATTTGACCCCGCCTGCGGATCAGGGAATTTCCTCGTTATTGCTTACAAGGAAATGCGGACGATTGAAGCGGAAATCAACAAACGGCGCAATGAATCCGAAAACCGCACCGTCATCCCCCTTACCAATTTTAGAGGGATTGAACTCAGGAGCTTTTCAGCGGAAGTAGCAAGGCTCGCCCTTATCATCGCTGAATACCAATGCGATGTCCTATACCGAGGTCAGAAAGAAGCTCTCGCCGAATTCCTGCCACTGGAAAAGGCCAACTGGATCACATGTGGAAACGCATTGCGCCTTGATTGGCTGTCTATATGCCCGCCGACCGGAACAGGAGTAAAACTGCACAGTGATGATCTATTCAATTCACCCTTGGATCAGGCCGAAATCGACTTCCAGAATGAAGGCGGCGAAACCTATATCTGCGGAAACCCTCCATATCTGGGTTCCACATGGCAATCTAAAGAACAAAAAGCCGATTTGGAGGCGATATTTGGTCACCTGACAAAGACATGGAAGTCTCTGGATTATGTTTCTGCTTGGTTTATGAAGGCCGCTGAATACGGCAAACACACCGATGCGGCTTCGGCTTTCGTTGCCACCAACTCAATTTGCCAAGGACAGCAGGTTCCAATTCTCTGGCCTCTGATCTTTGATACGGGACATGAAATTGCTTTTGCACATACGTCTTTCAAATGGGCAAACCTAGCCAGCCATAATGCAGGAGTAACTGTGATAATCGTTGGGATTTCAAACCACCCAAGAAAAATCCGTAGTTTGTTCTCAATTGATGAAAATGGAGAAACATTAGAGAAATCAGTAGATTATATTAATTCATATCTCGTAAACTCAACAAACCTCCAGTTATCAAAATCAAGTGTCCCAATAAGCGAGGTTACCGTTATGGATCGAGGTGACAGTGCAGTTGACGGTGGAGGATTGCTTCTCGACTCTATTGAAAGCAACGTTCTTAGAAGTGAAAATCCTGAAGCACACAAAAAATTCGTTAGAAAATACTTAGGCTCAGAAGAACTAATTAATGGTAAATCACGCTACTGTTTATGGATAGAAGATCACCAAAAATCAGAGGTTGAAGAGATTCTGTTTATTCAAAACAGATTGCATTGCGTCCACAAAATGCGTTCCGAGAGCAAAAAAGCACAAACAAAAGGTGCTGCAAGTTATCCTCACAGATTCGGAGAAATCCGTCATAGAAGCAGTGATTACACAATTGTCGTTCCTCGTGTTAGTTCAGAAAATAGACAATTCTTACCCGTCGATATGGTCAAAGGAGGAACAATTATCGGGGATCGAAATTTTGCTCTATACGATGCACCTCTATGGAACTTGGCGTTGATTGCTTCACGCCTCCATTGGATTTGGATTGGGGCAGTATGTGTTCGCTTAGAGATGCGTTTTTCTTACTCCAATACACTTGGGTGGAATACCTTTCCTGTTCCAAAACTTACAGAGAAGAATAAGGAAGATTTAACCAGATGTGCTGAAGAAATCTTGATTGCTCGGGAGCGCCATTTCCCTGCTACCATCGCCGATCTCTACGATCCTGAGAATATGCCTGACGATCTTCGAGAAGCACATGATCGGAATGATGAATTTTTGGAGCGCATCTACATCGGTCGCAGGTTTAAAAATGACACCGAACGCCTCGAAAAGCTATTCGAGCTTTATACCCAGATGACTAAGTAG
- a CDS encoding AAA family ATPase, with amino-acid sequence MKIKNISLRKFKRFENFTIKDIPQSARLIILTGPNGSGKSSLFEGFNFWSRFNSGYGGYDPEYHSRDKSIQEHEQRQTTRIEFHDFSQSHNHLENKGVFYIRSAYRHEADFTTSNIGSVQDALESASLLQSLIRQESRVSENYNRIVGEAVKELFNGVEPDKTKLEIRDRLIGQIRESMEAIFGDLILSGTGNPTNGGTFRFNKGAVSHFHYKNLSGGEKAAFDLLLDFIVKKEAFNNTVFCIDEPELHMHTKLQGKLLEQLFHLLPENCQLWISTHSIGMARKAAELYRENPQEVIFLDFHGLNFDEEIALTPLEPSRDYWKNMFDTALDDLSKLVVPSKVVFCEGKRLGSGGRKPSFDVSIYSKIFGSIYPDCDFVPLGGTTEVESDGKLASALLKKLAPGITTWMVFDRDDRSSEEIVELESKDIRVLGKRDLESYLWSDEILQKLATSFGQDEAGASIIEEKNRLLANLPSNKPRDDIKAISGELYNFCKETLLITQRGNNAEAFSRDALAPLITPDTSTFQELDSVIFGQQN; translated from the coding sequence ATGAAAATTAAGAACATTTCACTTCGGAAATTTAAACGTTTTGAGAACTTTACAATTAAAGATATTCCTCAGAGTGCCAGACTTATCATTCTCACGGGTCCGAATGGTTCAGGTAAGAGCTCGCTCTTTGAAGGGTTTAATTTTTGGTCTCGTTTTAACTCCGGATATGGCGGTTATGATCCAGAATATCACTCAAGAGATAAATCAATCCAGGAACACGAACAAAGACAAACAACAAGAATTGAATTTCATGATTTTTCTCAATCTCACAACCATTTAGAGAACAAAGGTGTGTTCTATATTCGTTCAGCATATAGGCATGAAGCAGATTTCACCACGTCTAACATTGGAAGTGTTCAAGATGCACTAGAAAGCGCTAGTTTACTTCAATCGCTAATTCGCCAAGAAAGTAGAGTATCTGAAAACTACAATCGAATTGTTGGAGAAGCTGTTAAAGAGCTTTTCAACGGTGTGGAGCCAGACAAAACTAAGCTGGAAATACGAGATCGTCTGATTGGCCAAATACGAGAATCAATGGAGGCCATCTTCGGTGATTTGATTTTGAGTGGGACAGGCAATCCGACAAATGGGGGAACATTTCGCTTCAATAAAGGAGCGGTGTCTCATTTTCATTATAAAAATCTTTCAGGAGGTGAAAAAGCTGCCTTTGACTTGCTGCTCGATTTTATCGTGAAAAAAGAAGCTTTCAATAACACTGTCTTTTGTATTGATGAACCTGAGTTGCATATGCATACAAAACTCCAAGGAAAACTGCTGGAACAGCTATTTCATTTGCTTCCCGAGAATTGTCAACTGTGGATTTCAACTCATTCGATCGGAATGGCCAGAAAGGCTGCTGAACTTTATAGAGAAAATCCCCAAGAGGTTATATTCCTCGATTTTCACGGTCTGAATTTTGATGAAGAAATTGCACTTACTCCACTAGAACCAAGCAGGGATTATTGGAAAAATATGTTCGATACAGCGCTCGACGATTTATCCAAGCTCGTGGTTCCATCAAAAGTAGTTTTTTGCGAAGGAAAGCGTCTTGGTTCTGGAGGCAGAAAACCTTCCTTTGATGTTTCGATATATTCCAAAATTTTTGGATCAATATATCCTGATTGTGATTTTGTACCCCTTGGAGGAACCACAGAAGTTGAGTCAGATGGAAAATTGGCTAGTGCATTGCTTAAGAAGCTTGCCCCAGGTATTACGACATGGATGGTTTTTGACAGAGATGACCGTTCCTCGGAAGAGATTGTAGAACTTGAATCAAAAGATATTCGGGTTCTTGGAAAACGTGATTTAGAAAGTTATCTTTGGAGTGATGAAATTCTTCAGAAATTAGCGACTTCATTCGGACAAGATGAAGCAGGAGCATCAATTATTGAGGAGAAAAATAGGCTTCTAGCGAACCTACCAAGTAACAAACCAAGAGATGATATTAAGGCAATATCTGGTGAACTTTATAACTTTTGTAAAGAAACTCTTTTAATCACTCAAAGAGGTAATAATGCGGAAGCTTTTTCGAGGGACGCACTAGCACCCTTGATCACTCCTGATACATCAACTTTTCAAGAACTAGATTCCGTGATTTTTGGACAACAAAATTAG
- a CDS encoding DEAD/DEAH box helicase yields the protein MTNPKSIPSVTVNYKTTGSSMKSNELGMRAMQERAYEKRGEQYLLIKSPPASGKSRALMFIALDKLHNQGVKQAIIAVPEKSIGASFANEPLSQFGFWADWKMEQRWNLCNAPGEDGSKVNAVKSFLESEDKVLVCTHSTFRFAVERFGIEVFDDRLIAIDEFHHVSADDDNVLGSQLKRFVEQDKTHIVAMTGSYFRGDANPVLMPEDEAKFDTVTYTYYEQLNGYEFLKTLNIGYYFYSGAYADEILSVLDPNEKTIIHIPNVNSRESMGDKIKEVEHIIEELGDWQGIDPETGFHLVKTSSGKMLRIADLVDDDPSKRNRVSAALRMPEAKKNRDHVDIIIALGMAKEGFDWVWCEHALTVGYRSSLTEIVQIIGRATRDAPGKTTARFTNLIAEPDASEEAVTDAVNDTLKAIAASLLMEQVLAPKFNFVPKNQQSAPVEGYDYGEGGYNPEKCNVGFNDQTGQFQIEIKGLYEPKSEEAQRICKEDLNEVIAAFVQDKPSLERGLFDEEMVAEEITQVRMGKIIKEKYPELEAEDQEAVRQHAIAALNLTQKAKDALNNDPDLRQSGNTALIDGVRKFTMDVRDLDVDWIDTINPFSEAYAILAKAMTESSLKAMAEVISARKPKLTLEEARELAKRALQFKQERGRLPNIKAADPWEQRMAEGIAFLQRATAEASNG from the coding sequence ATGACCAACCCAAAATCAATTCCCTCAGTAACGGTTAATTACAAGACGACCGGCAGTTCGATGAAGTCGAACGAGCTGGGTATGCGGGCAATGCAGGAACGTGCCTATGAAAAACGCGGTGAGCAATATCTTTTGATCAAATCTCCTCCCGCCTCCGGCAAAAGCCGTGCCTTGATGTTCATCGCTCTTGATAAGCTGCACAATCAGGGTGTCAAACAGGCCATCATTGCCGTGCCTGAAAAATCCATCGGTGCCAGTTTTGCCAATGAACCGCTCAGCCAATTCGGGTTCTGGGCTGATTGGAAGATGGAGCAGCGCTGGAATCTCTGCAACGCCCCAGGGGAGGATGGAAGCAAGGTCAATGCCGTTAAGTCCTTCCTTGAAAGCGAAGACAAGGTTCTGGTTTGCACCCATTCTACCTTCCGCTTTGCCGTAGAGCGTTTTGGCATCGAAGTCTTTGATGATCGCCTCATTGCCATTGATGAATTCCACCATGTCAGCGCCGATGATGACAATGTGCTGGGATCACAGCTCAAACGCTTCGTTGAGCAGGATAAGACCCACATTGTTGCCATGACAGGCTCTTACTTTCGCGGGGATGCCAATCCCGTCCTCATGCCCGAGGATGAAGCCAAGTTCGATACCGTTACCTATACTTATTACGAGCAGCTCAACGGCTATGAGTTCTTAAAGACCCTCAATATCGGCTATTATTTCTACAGCGGAGCCTACGCCGATGAAATCCTGAGTGTTCTCGATCCCAATGAGAAAACCATCATCCATATCCCCAATGTGAACTCACGCGAGAGCATGGGGGATAAAATCAAAGAGGTTGAACATATCATTGAGGAACTTGGAGACTGGCAAGGCATCGATCCCGAAACCGGCTTTCATCTGGTCAAGACTTCTTCCGGCAAAATGCTGCGCATTGCCGATCTTGTTGATGATGATCCAAGCAAACGTAACCGCGTATCAGCAGCCCTGCGGATGCCAGAAGCCAAGAAAAACCGCGATCATGTTGATATCATCATCGCCCTTGGCATGGCCAAGGAAGGATTTGATTGGGTGTGGTGTGAACATGCCCTCACGGTTGGTTATCGCTCCAGCCTGACAGAAATCGTGCAGATCATTGGACGCGCAACCCGCGATGCCCCAGGCAAAACCACTGCGCGTTTTACCAACCTGATTGCAGAGCCGGACGCTTCCGAAGAAGCCGTTACCGATGCCGTCAATGATACCTTAAAGGCTATTGCCGCCAGCTTGCTCATGGAGCAAGTGCTTGCGCCCAAGTTCAACTTCGTTCCCAAGAACCAGCAAAGCGCCCCCGTTGAAGGTTATGATTACGGAGAAGGCGGTTATAATCCCGAAAAATGCAATGTCGGATTTAATGACCAGACCGGACAATTCCAGATCGAAATCAAAGGTCTCTATGAGCCAAAAAGCGAAGAAGCCCAGCGTATTTGCAAGGAAGACCTCAATGAAGTGATTGCCGCTTTCGTGCAGGATAAGCCTTCCCTCGAACGCGGACTCTTTGATGAGGAAATGGTTGCCGAAGAAATCACTCAGGTTCGCATGGGTAAGATCATCAAGGAAAAATATCCAGAGCTTGAAGCCGAAGATCAGGAAGCCGTGCGTCAGCACGCGATTGCCGCCCTCAATCTGACCCAGAAGGCCAAAGACGCTCTCAATAATGATCCTGATTTGCGCCAGAGCGGCAATACCGCTCTCATTGATGGGGTGCGCAAATTTACTATGGATGTCAGGGATTTGGATGTGGACTGGATTGATACAATCAACCCATTCAGTGAAGCCTACGCCATTCTCGCAAAAGCCATGACAGAGAGCAGCCTCAAAGCCATGGCTGAAGTGATTTCCGCCAGAAAACCCAAACTCACCCTTGAAGAGGCCAGAGAGCTTGCAAAACGCGCCTTGCAATTCAAGCAAGAGCGTGGCCGCCTCCCTAACATCAAAGCCGCCGA